A single region of the Pseudomonas granadensis genome encodes:
- a CDS encoding alpha/beta fold hydrolase, which produces MGKHFLFVAAMLAALLFGASAAAAGRCDVNVPTERADLAQVSIAYQSIGRASDPALLLVMGLGGQLIHWPDEVVVALCQQGFRVIRYDNRDVGLSTWRQAPVEANLTFEVLRYKLGLPVAAPYSLTDMAGDALGLMDALHVEQFHVLGASMGGMIAQHMAAMAPQRVESLTLIMSTSGAEGLPAPSAALVQLLSRRGAPNREVALEQQADLLAALGSPNVTDDRQALLQQAAASYDRAFNPEGVKRQIMAILAEPSRVALLNQLRVPTLVVHGTADPLLPVMHGVHLAAHIQGSQLKLIPGLAHRFQEAFKEPLLAAVLPYLQAHREDTSHWARVEPVAGGDVL; this is translated from the coding sequence ATGGGTAAGCATTTTCTTTTTGTCGCGGCCATGTTGGCCGCGCTTTTATTCGGCGCTTCAGCGGCGGCGGCAGGGCGTTGCGATGTCAATGTGCCGACCGAGCGGGCCGATCTGGCGCAGGTGAGCATCGCCTATCAGAGCATTGGCCGTGCCTCTGACCCGGCGCTGTTGCTGGTGATGGGCCTGGGCGGGCAGTTGATCCACTGGCCGGACGAAGTCGTGGTCGCGTTGTGTCAGCAGGGTTTTCGGGTGATTCGCTATGACAATCGCGATGTCGGTCTGTCGACCTGGCGTCAGGCGCCGGTTGAAGCCAATCTGACCTTTGAAGTGCTGCGCTACAAGCTCGGTCTGCCGGTGGCGGCGCCGTACAGCCTGACCGACATGGCGGGTGATGCGCTGGGTCTGATGGACGCCTTGCATGTGGAGCAATTTCACGTACTCGGCGCGAGCATGGGCGGGATGATCGCTCAGCATATGGCGGCGATGGCGCCGCAGCGCGTGGAGAGCCTGACGTTGATCATGAGCACTTCCGGCGCCGAAGGTTTGCCGGCACCGAGTGCCGCGCTGGTGCAGTTACTGTCGCGCCGCGGCGCACCGAATCGTGAGGTAGCGCTGGAGCAACAAGCGGATCTGCTCGCGGCGCTGGGCAGCCCCAACGTTACGGATGATCGTCAGGCCCTGCTGCAACAGGCCGCGGCCTCCTATGACCGAGCGTTCAACCCCGAGGGTGTGAAGCGCCAGATCATGGCGATCCTCGCCGAACCGAGCCGGGTGGCCCTGCTCAACCAGTTGCGCGTGCCGACGCTGGTGGTGCATGGCACGGCGGATCCGCTGCTGCCGGTGATGCATGGGGTGCATCTGGCGGCGCACATTCAGGGCAGTCAGTTGAAGTTGATTCCGGGGCTGGCGCATCGGTTTCAGGAGGCGTTCAAGGAGCCGTTGCTGGCGGCGGTGTTGCCTTATTTGCAGGCCCATCGCGAGGATACGTCACATTGGGCGCGGGTTGAGCCGGTGGCGGGTGGGGATGTGCTTTAG